Part of the Sorghum bicolor cultivar BTx623 chromosome 1, Sorghum_bicolor_NCBIv3, whole genome shotgun sequence genome, TAAGGAAGGGGGGATTCAAAAGACGTGCGTGGATTGGGCTTTctgctatcttttttttttccttctcttCTCTCGTAGTGCTCCGTCTCGATTGCGCGATAATAATGCAGATAATAAAGCAACAACACTAGTAGCTAATCGACACACCAGCACCTATACCTACTTTCGCTACGTGGTTATACAATTCCCAAATAAAAGCTCCGTGAACGCTGGGGAGCGTGATAGCGCGGTACAATTCCGTCTGTTTTTTTTTCCATGTACCATGCATTTTTCGGTAGCCAAACTTGTCAATGTTTCAAAGTTAGAAAACAAAAAACGGCAGTAGATAACGGCAGCCTTTTCTTGTTGTGAATTGGGCTCATTCGCAAAGGCTGCTTTGTACAAGCCGTAACTACGTGCTACTACTAGTAGTGCTTGGAAGCTTCAGTTCAAcgcttagactatctccaacaattgtTACCCAAAATATAATACCTATTTgttctttgggtagcgctacaggtaaaaagttccatacctatttttagtcttctccaacaacaagacctaaaagacaacactctctgcaaataggtcttaaggagagaggatacccaaatttgggttatgcctctcctaatACCCAAAATaagtcttctgtatgggtaatCTGTTGGAGGGTATACGTATTGTGTTGAAGACCCAAACTTGGGTTTAGATTCCTAAATAGGTATCAGACAGCCTTAGGTACACGACAATAAAGCTGGAGGGGGAAAACAGACAAAGAGAAGTTTCTCGATGAGAGATTCTTCTCCCagccatcatcttcttcttatAGAAGGATCTTTATCCATCCAACAGCTAGTAAAAGAAGCCCATCAACGCACTGTGACGCGCCACTGTCAGTTAGACAGTAACTAACAACACTAAACTTTTCATTAACAGCGTACTTCTACTAAAGCCTTGATCAGAATCACACACAGTCAAAAGTGCCGCAACTTGCAAACTGGCAGTGTCAAGAAACATTCGGGCAATCTGTGGACGGGATTAAACAAGCTCCCATTTGCACTAGTTCCCAATCTCCAGGTGCACGGGAAGTCAGGCAGGCAGCTGGAACACCAACACCCACGCCGCTGTGATGACTGCAGTGCATGCATGCACCGGAACCGCAAGGAAACTTGGGCGATTCCCCCCGACAGCTACGTGTCACCCGCGCGCGCCAGTGGACGAGCCTGCCGGACCCCATCCATCCCATCAGCCATGGCCATCACTTGACCCAGCTCTCTCGGGTTGCCTGCCCATCCCATCCTCCTCTCCTTGATAAACTCCGTGGTCCGCACCGAGCCGAGCCACGCACAGGCAGGCACTGGCACgctcgcacgcacgcacgcaccagCACCACATGCATGGTGGAGCCTAGCACGGGCAGCTAGCTATAGCTCCCCGCCGCCGGCgacgaccaccaccaccacatgtTGCATGAGCAGCAGGCACCGCCATCACCACCGCCGGAAGTAGAAGCAGCGCCACCGCCCGTGCCATCGGCGCCGAGCCCGGCCAggaaccaccaccaccacgacggcgacggcgacgtccACGATGTCGAGGTCACGACGTTCCGCGACATCCACCCTCTGACGCCCGACGTGCCGACGCCCCCCGCGCGCACCAGGTCCTGGGACACCGCCAGCCACCGCTCCTTCTCGTCCGAGGAGCAGTTCATGACGATGAGCCGCGAGTTCACGGCCATGGTCGCCGCCGGGGCGACCATGCAGACAGGCGGCGGCGCCAACGGTAACGGCGGGTACGACGGCGACCAGCTCACCAGCATCGGCGAGGACGAGCTGGAGGAGACCAACCCGCTGGCTATCGTCCCCGACAGCCACCCCATCGCCACGCCCGCCAGGTCCAGGgcgtccgccgccgcctccgcctccgggcTGGAGGTCGTGccggcgccgacgccgacgccgcagCAGCCGCCCGCGCACGTGGAGGCCAGCCAGGTGAAgaaggaggaggtggagaccaagGTGTCGGCGTGGCAGACGAACGAGGTGGCCAAGATCAACAACCGCTTCAAGAGGGAGGAGGTGGTCATCAACGGCTGGGAGACCGAGCAGGTGGAGAAGGCCTCCGCATGGCTCAAGAAGATCGAGGTACTCAAATTTAAAACAATCCccctttttaatttattttcctCACTCAAACCATGATTTCAAAGTTTGAAAACGCATATAGGAGATGCTAACGGTTCCTCAATTTCTGATGAACACATGCAGTCGATGGTCTTTGCTTTCTAAATTGTGCGAATCTAAGTCTCCCCCacccaaccccccccccccccccccccccccgccaaaaaaaaagtaaaacatGACAAGCACATGTGCTAAATTGGCAACCATGCTTGTGGTCTTCCAGAAATCAATATGAATTTCAGCTGGCTACCAATGAAATTAGCTAGGATCCGCGTGATTTCTGATGAACAAATTGAAACAGAGGGGTCATATTATGTGTCTTCAGAGTAGCTCTGGATATTCAGTCCTGTTGCAGGAGAACAATGGGTTCAATCTTCCTCTTGCTTCATGCATGTTAAAAAAACAATATCTTCTTGCAACTAATTTGTACCAGGAAAGAAAAACTACCTTTAGTCAGGTTTCGTAAGTTTTATTATTTGCGTGCCCGATGTTCATCCTGAGTTCCTGAGCACCCTATCAACAGCTGCATCGCGTGTCAATCTGTTTCCAGTTTGGACTGGCCCTACTAATTAATTACAAAAGAAAGATGCGTGCTGTGTTTTTGACTGGATATATGATTATATTCCTTGATTCGTTGGTTGCAGAGGAAGCTGGACGAGCAGCGCGCCAAGGCGGTGGAGAAGACGCAGAACGACATCGCCAAGGCGCGGCGCAAGGCGGAGGAGAAGCGGGCGTCAGCGGAGGCCAAGCGAGGCCTGAAATTGGCCAAGGTGCTGGAGCTCGCCAACTTCATGAAGGCCGTCGGCAGGGTGCCCACCAAGCGCTCCTTCTTCTAGCCGGCCGATCTATCCCTGGCACCTCCGATCCCCagtgctgctgctactgctgctgccTAAAGCTACGACCATAGCTAGCTCTCTCTGTGTCCCTGCGTGATCGATGTACGCTCGACGCTGCATCCGAGAACCTAACtgtaaaaaagaaaaattgTAAGCTGTATACGTACTGCCTGCTGGTTCCCTGTGATGCCTGTGATCCATCACAGGGTGGCCGttcttctcctttttttttttgctggcTTGTACTATATATCGATCCATATGGTGGTGCTTGAACGAACTGTTTGCTTAACCCTGCAAACATACAGTACTCCATTACATTCAGAAACCACAACACTGCAACTAAGAGCTGTTTGTTACTTGTTCAGGAAATAGAATACGGCCACATTGCATCGCTGCAGTGGGTGAAGGTTTTTCTTTGAAATGAACGTGAAGGTTTTTTTCTTGCGGTTTTGCTTCTCCGATCTGTCTGTCTGTATATAGCCATCGCCAATTCGCCATgattggtactgtagcactgcACATTAGCTTCTTCTGATCATCCTGCATCATGATCAGAAGCTACTGTCCATGCCTGTTTTCTCCAGGAACGACCATACATAGGTGTACGAGTACACTGTACATCGCATTAGCAGTCGCACATCATCGCGGCCGAACGACGAAGAACGGCATGGCGACTTGAGGAAAGGACGGCGACCCATCGCCCTGCTCGGCACGTCGGCCTGTCACTACACACACTCGAGGCCTCGATCGATCGATTTGCCCTTTTCCTCATGACAAGGCCACCTCGATTTGGATTTTGGGGCCATGCAATTTTTGAAGAGGGGATCGATCCAAGGTACAGTAAGATCGAAAAGAATCGTAAAAGGGACGAGACGACAGGTGTGTGTGATTGACCGGTGGGCGATGGGTCTCCGCGCCGCGTCGACAGGGGAATCGGCCCGGCACCTTTCGTGGCTGTAACGTCGGCGACGGCGAGATGCCCGGCCGCGCGTCTCGCTGGCGCTCGCCGTAGTCCAGGCGGATCGGATGGAGACCGGCACCTCAGGGTTGTGAACTGTGAACTGTGATGAGCGAAGGAAACTACGAAAGGCAGTCTGTGTGTGACCTCCCAGACAGATAGAACATCACAAGTTCAGAGTTTTGTTGCGACAACGGACGAAACTTTGCAGGTTTCATCAGTGTCCCGCCCGTTTCTTACTCTTCTCTTCACTTGCCGCCTctgcttttttctttttctttttttttgtggtGAGTACTGGGCTTTGAAATCTCAACGTACATCTAGTTTCCACACACATCCGCAAAACACAAAGCGAATTTGTGCGTGCGACAAAAGCCCGAATCAAAGGTGCATCTTGTATTGTTGTAAAAGAAAAGCCAAGGTCGTCCATGGGAGCGCggcttcaggccttgtttaatcgaatcttgtggcacatgcatggaacattaaatatagatgaaaacaaaaattaattgtacagtttaactgtaaaatcgtaagataaatcttttgagattAGTTACACTATAATTgatcaatatttatcaaataaaaacgaaaatactacagaaccaaaaacaaaaaattttagtACCTGAACAAGGCCTCAGGATAGAGGATGGACGGACAATTATTTCTGTCAACTGTGCCCACCTACGACTACGAAGTTCTGAAACCATGATGCTACTACAGCCCACTAGACATGTTGCGGGCCAGAAGTAGCTTCACGGCCTTGTTTCCtttcaaaaattttacaattttttttaagatttttcgtaaCATTAAATTTTACGGtacatgtataaagcattaaatataaataaaaaataattaattatacagtttgcctataatttaccAGACTaatttttttgagtctagttagtttataattgaacaatatttattaaatataaacaaaagtgctacactatttattttgcaaaaatatttgcaactaaacaaggccgaggtTGAATGGGCTCGCTGACATGGAGCCTCCCTCCTAATAGTTTTTGGCAGGGAAGGCCTCGTGCAAACATTGATAGggtttgtttagttctaaaaatttttgaaaaattgacactgtagcactttcgtttgtatttgataaatattatccaatcttttgcaaaatttattgggaactaaacaaggccatagtttgGGAGATTTGTAGGGAGGCAGACAAACAACATAGTTTTTGGCAGGGGACTGAAACTGCTCAGGAGACCTTCAATGCCATAGGTTAGCTGAACACTGTCCTAGGACGGTTAGCTGAATCTGTGATGATTCATGGTTCATTGAGCTGAATAAACTATACGTTCTTTTACTATTAGCAGTTTGATAGAACATGCATTTCCAGTATATCCAAGGAAGCTACTTAGCTTATACACTGCCTACCAAATAAACAATGAACCCTTCCTTTCTATCAGTCTCCACGACGCAACCTGCGAAATTTGCAAGGCAGCAGAGGAGTTGGGGGACCACATCTTCTTTGAATGTTCATTCATCCAAACCTTCTGGACAAGCATCGGTTGGTTCCCAGGCAACATCGCTAAGGTCAACACATCTCGAAGAAGGTCCTGCACCCCCTACTCCTCCTCCACCCGACGTCGCCCGCCTCTTACCTAGTCACCTCGGCATGCAAGAAGTCTATCAAGAACTAGAGCTGCCGCATCCTCAGGAAAGACGAAGTGATGACTAGCAGTTATTCCCTCCATCCCAATTTATAAgctattttaaaatttttgtagagtcaaagcatctcaagtttgactaatattatagaaaaaattagaaacattgatgactataaaaatataactaataaagaacataataatacttagttggtatcataaatattattatgttatcatatacacatttagtcaaacttgagatggtttgactctccaagattcttagaatgacttataatttgaaatggattgAGTAGTAAAGATTACCACTTTCTATGTTGTGAATCTAAACGCCCCTCAAACATGTAATCCTATGTTGTGTTGTGAATTGTGCAAGGCTATGAATTCCACCAATCGGGTTCTCCTAGGTACCTGTGGAATGGAATGCAGGTGGAAAAATATGTTTCGATCCCTCCACCCCAAAGTTGACGTAAAAAAAAGTCCCCTCCCCTTTGCCCCTTCATGCATAGGGAGCTTCTTACCTTATTTCACTAAGGCCAGAGTTAATGGAAGAGTtttatgcacattaaatatgttaATGTGACATTATATTAATGCAGAGAGATATGATAAAAGTTTTATATAAGTAGCAGAGAGTTTTATAGAGATGAAACTCTTCTGCATTGTTTCAAAAATATAGATGTGGTAAGAACAGTGTTATAAAACTTTCACTGAAGAGATGACCTAATAACTCACTCCTGCTTGTCTTGTTTTTTTGTCTAGGCTCTCTCCCGTATCATCCTGTCACTGCACTATTCCCTTCCCCTGGCCTGGTGCGGTTCCCATCCTTGGTGCCCGTTCCAAGGAAgcctatttaggccttgtttatttcccaaaaaaattttcaaaaattttcagatttttcatcacatcgaatctttagacgcatgcatggagtattaaatataaacgaaaataaaaactaattgtacagtttggtcgaaattgacgagacgaatcttttgagcctagttagtccatgattagacaatttttgtcaaatacaaacgaaagtgctacagtgtctattttccaaaaaattttggaagtaaacaaggccttagtatggCTTTGTTCCTCTCTTTTCTCCTCTTGCAGATTTTATCATTACTTTACCTAGAGTAGCCCTCGGCGATCCAATACCTTACAAGACGCTTTCAGCGAATGTTGTGGTCTCTTTCAGAAAATGTTAGGTTTTCTAAATCATAGATCATTTTGTCTTTTACAGATACATAACTTTTATTATACACCTAAATATACAATATATCTATATATTATCTAATAAAAGTTGTGTATCTAAAAAAAAGGCAAAAAGATTTATAAACTAGAATAGAGGAAGTAGAGCTTGATGAAATCTGGTCAAGAACGGAAGCGTGAATGCAATGCACCCACCTAAATAGGTCCAGCAGGTCTAGATTAATCTCTAGCTAAATTTTAGACCTTGATTAGATGCACATGTATTTACTCAATCTATATGTGCTACAGTGAGAGGCACGTAGTGTCATACTTGCGAGAGCAAGCCTGTTCGCTTGTTTTTGTCATATTTTTTCTGCCAGCcaatattatttttcttttacgataaatcaataaataatattttcagccataatttttcagaccagcgaacaCTATTCGACCAACAGCGACACAAACGCGTGCTGAGTGGGCATTTGACACGGAGTACTTATGCGAGTGTTACCTCCTGGTGCTGTATTTGTACACGATACACAGTGGAAAATTCAATTGTTGGGCTGACTGACAGCAGATATGCAGCTGTTGACCATCAGGATCCAAACATTCATTCCATGACATTCCTTCTATGAAAAATATAAACATTCCATGCCATTTATTCATTCCCGTCCTTCCGGCAGTACTCTAGCGGCAGCCAACCAATCAGCAGCTGTCGCGCCTTGCCGCACTCACTGCCACCCGGCCCCACGCGCCCTCTCCCGTCTCCAGCTGTGGCGTGCGGCCGACCACGAGACGGCCTCGCCAGTGCACGCGGACTCCCCCACGTCACTGTCCCGTGGTCCCCGTCCAGCTCACCGCCGGCCCCCTAATCCCTTCTCATTCCCCACCGGGCCTCCCCCACGCCACGCGAAAACAATAACCAAAACCAAGGACAGATCAACTCCACCCCCCGCACGCGATTCCAAAATTACCAGGCAAAATCCCGGGGTTTATCACTCAATTGCCGATCGCTAAACCCCGTACGGAAGGTGGTCACCGAGCGGACGCAGCGATCCAATCCGCGCGGCGGCATTGCGTCGTGTGCGCGTCCCCCCACCCCCCGTCGCCGTCTGTGCCGCGTCCTTTTCTTCCTCTCCCCTCCTCCGTCGCCGTCTCGCGCGAGCTCCGCCACTTGCTCCCGCGCGAGGTGAGGTGAGCACTGGGTTAGCGCCACTGCCACTGCCGCCGCCACCACTACTGAGTTGGGCTGCCTCCAGTCGCCGTGCGAGCCCGGAGGCGATTCCGCGCTGGTGCGCGGGAGGGGAAGCCGAGGAATGCGGTGAGGCGGTGGGGGTCCGGCCGTTGTGAACCGTGGAGGGCTCGGATTGGCGCGCCATGGACGGTGGCGGTAACGGCGGCGACGCTGCGGTGAGTGGCACGCATTTCGGGGGATGGGGATTGGGGAATATAGGAGTAGAAAGAGGGTTTTCGTTTGCGGTTTTGTTTGGGGATTGAACTGAAGTTGTtttgtgttttttttgtttgtttgtgcgcGTGCGAAGAATTCTGGGAAGCATGGGGCCGGGCATGTGTGCCAGATCTGCGGCGATGGCGTGGGCACCGCGGCGGACGGCGAGCTCTTCACCGCCTGCGACGTCTGCGGCTTCCCAGTGTGCCGGCCCTGCTACGAGTACGAGCGCAAGGACGGCACCCAGGCGTGCCCGCAGTGCAAGACCAAGTACAAGCGTCACAAGGGTATGCCAACCTCTTCCATTTCCATGCATATTTTAGGTTATTATATAAGTGCAGCAGGTTAGGCTTGAGCTGCTATTGAAAATTGAAATCAATCAGGTAGTTTCATTTTATTAGCTAGGGGCAGGTGTACTTCAGTGTTTGGCAAATTTATTCAGATTCTTATCATGAGCTAGCTCCTTCAGTGAATTGTACTCAAATTGTAGTGTTGAGTTGTGTTACATCGCCGCCAAGAGCAGCAGATAAGAGTGGAATTTGTTGGCGTCAACCAAGGCTGAATCTTACTCTTTACTCAATTGTGTTCTGTTTTTCAGGGAGCCCACCAGTACACGGtgaggaaaatgaggatgtggatGCTGATGATGTGAGTGACTACAACTACCAAGCATCCGGCAACCAGGACCAGAAGCAAAAGATTGCTGAGAGAATGCTCACCTGGCGGACAAACTCACGTGGCAGTGATATTGGCCTGGCTAAGTATGACAGTGGTGAGATTGGGCATGGGAAGTATGACAGTGGTGAGATCCCTCGTGGATATATCCCGTCACTAACTCATAGCCAGGTTGGACTTGAAACTTTACACTTTTAAGGTGATTGTGTTAAATACAGTTCAGAAGACAGAACTAATATTCAGTTTCTTCATATGGATTGTTTTTACAGATCTCAGGAGAGATACCTGGAGCTTCCCCTGATCATATGATGTCTCCTGTTGGGAACATTGGCAGGCGTGGACATCAATTTCCTTATGTCAATCATTCTCGTATGTTAACCAATCATCAATTTCTCATGTCTTGTTGGCTATTGCTGCATCTGCTATGATCTAATTTCTGCATCTTGGTTCATATCAGCAAACCCATCGAGGGAGTTCTCTGGTAGCCTTGGCAATGTTGCATGGAAAGAGAGAGTGGATGGATGGAAAATGAAGGACAGAGGTGCAATTCCTATGACTAATGGGACAAGCATTGCTCCGTCAGAAGGGCGTGGACTTAATGATATTGATGCTTCTACTGATTATAACATGGAAGATGCCTTACTGTAAGTTCGAATATGCTTGTGTATGCCTTTCGCCAGCTCCAAATGTACCAATAATTAATGTTTCCTTCTTAATCTGTACTAGCACTGTTAACAGTAGTTTGCACTTTGGCGTGTTTGGAAATCTAAGACAGTTTGTCAAATCATGCCTTTTGAACAAATTTTATGCAGATCACTGATTTCAGTGGAAATACTTATATACATTATATTATATGAATGCAGATATCGGCTATTGCTATCAAACATGTAAATGCTGACTTTCATGTCACTTTTAGCAATAACTTTTGTGGATCCATATTGCAGGAATGATGAAACTCGGCAACCTCTTTCTAGGAAAGTGCCAATTCCTTCATCCAGAATAAATCCATACAGAATGGTCATTGTTTTACGTTTGGTTGTTCTATGCATATTCCTGCGCTACCGTATCACACATCCTGTGAACAATGCATATCCACTGTGGCTGTTATCCgtcatatgtgagatttggtttGCTCTGTCCTGGATTTTGGATCAGTTCCCAAAGTGGTCCCCAATCAACCGTGAAACTTATCTTGATAGGCTGGCTTTAAGGTGATGTGAAGTAATTAGTGCTAACTCAAAACTGTCTTTGTTGTTCTAATGCTGACAATTTCACAATATGACTTCCACTGTCAGGTATGACCGAGAAGGTGAACCGTCTCAATTAGCTCCTGTTGACATTTTTGTCAGTACTGTGGATCCTATGAAGGAGCCTCCTCTTGTCACTGCAAATACTGTGCTTTCCATCCTTGCTGTTGACTATCCGGTTGACAAGGTATCTTGCTATGTTTCTGATGATGGGGCTGCTATGCTGACTTTTGATGCGCTCTCTGAAACTTCAGAGTTTGCTAGAAAATGGGTTCCATTCTGTAAGAAGTACAACATAGAGCCTAGGGCCCCAGAGTGGTACTTTGCTCAGAAAATTGATTACTTGAAAGACAAAGTTCAAACTTCATTTGTGAAAGAACGCCGGGCCATGAAGGTACATTTGATatttatatacatgcatgtaGGTTTTGGCAGTTCCTGCTGCTGTATGACATCAATTTGTTGTATTTTGAAACATACTTGACAGAGAGAATATGAAGAATTCAAAGTCCGTATCAATGCCCTAGTAGCCAAGGCACAAAAAGTTCCTGAGGAGGGATGGATCATGCAAGATGGTACACCTTGGCCTGGGAACAATACTAGGGACCATCCTGGAATGATTCAGGTtcagctctttttttttttgccctaAACTATCTGACCACAACAATCTTTCCCAGCACAGAATGATTATTGTTGTAAGTACTTTAAACTCAAAACTGTGGTCATTCTCAGGTTT contains:
- the LOC8057103 gene encoding remorin 4.1 yields the protein MLHEQQAPPSPPPEVEAAPPPVPSAPSPARNHHHHDGDGDVHDVEVTTFRDIHPLTPDVPTPPARTRSWDTASHRSFSSEEQFMTMSREFTAMVAAGATMQTGGGANGNGGYDGDQLTSIGEDELEETNPLAIVPDSHPIATPARSRASAAASASGLEVVPAPTPTPQQPPAHVEASQVKKEEVETKVSAWQTNEVAKINNRFKREEVVINGWETEQVEKASAWLKKIERKLDEQRAKAVEKTQNDIAKARRKAEEKRASAEAKRGLKLAKVLELANFMKAVGRVPTKRSFF